From the genome of Cedecea lapagei, one region includes:
- a CDS encoding outer membrane protein — translation MHHKTGLLALALLLSAGHAAAATSDEGYYASAKYVHSEQRASDQDTSSRPGVGQFVDGKEKDRLGGASLAAGYQYGNGWRTEGEYTFRQKTEFTSGSTAFPTSFNHLKLNTERLMLNVYRDYDLGYGVSLFGTAGVGIAKVKAGGWQGNTAREYADSTQNNLAYSLGAGISYSPVDRLSIDIGYRYVDMGKVESGYNTFGNVRGLKDEQMKARLASSEFTLGTRYLF, via the coding sequence ATGCATCACAAGACAGGTTTACTGGCGCTGGCACTTTTGCTGAGCGCGGGTCACGCCGCTGCGGCCACCAGCGATGAAGGCTATTACGCTTCGGCAAAATACGTACACAGCGAACAGCGCGCCAGCGACCAGGACACCAGCAGCCGCCCCGGCGTCGGCCAGTTTGTTGACGGCAAAGAAAAAGACAGGCTCGGCGGCGCTTCTCTGGCGGCGGGTTACCAGTACGGTAACGGCTGGCGTACCGAAGGAGAATACACCTTCCGCCAGAAAACAGAGTTTACCAGCGGCTCTACCGCATTCCCGACAAGCTTCAACCACCTGAAGCTGAACACCGAACGTTTGATGCTTAACGTTTATCGCGACTACGATCTCGGCTACGGCGTGTCGCTGTTTGGCACCGCGGGCGTGGGCATTGCAAAAGTAAAAGCCGGCGGCTGGCAGGGTAACACCGCGCGTGAGTATGCCGACAGCACGCAAAACAACCTCGCTTATTCTCTGGGCGCGGGCATTAGCTACTCGCCAGTCGACCGCCTGAGCATCGATATCGGCTACCGCTATGTCGATATGGGAAAAGTGGAAAGCGGCTATAACACCTTTGGCAACGTGCGCGGCCTGAAGGACGAGCAGATGAAGGCTCGTCTGGCCTCCAGCGAATTCACCCTTGGCACTCGCTACCTGTTCTAA
- the zinT gene encoding metal-binding protein ZinT, translated as MIMKKSAFILGMGVLLAGHQALAHGHHHGKPLTEVEQKASEGIFDDVNVKDRALSDWDGVWQSVNPYLLSGDLDPVLEKKAKKSGKSLEEYRAYYQKGYATNVETIGIENNVIEFHVGKEVQRCRYDYAGHKILTYTSGKKGVRYLFECKDAQSKAPKFVQFSDHVIAPRQSQHFHIFMGSESQDALLKEMDNWPTFYPYNMTKAQVVDEMLHH; from the coding sequence ATGATTATGAAGAAATCGGCATTTATTCTGGGGATGGGCGTTTTGCTGGCGGGGCATCAGGCGCTGGCGCACGGCCATCATCACGGCAAACCGCTGACGGAAGTGGAGCAAAAGGCGAGTGAAGGGATCTTTGACGACGTGAACGTGAAAGATCGTGCGCTTTCCGACTGGGATGGCGTCTGGCAGTCGGTCAATCCCTATCTGTTGAGCGGCGATCTGGATCCGGTGCTTGAGAAAAAAGCCAAAAAAAGCGGTAAAAGCCTGGAAGAGTACCGGGCATATTATCAGAAGGGCTATGCGACAAACGTTGAAACCATCGGCATTGAAAATAATGTGATTGAGTTTCACGTTGGCAAAGAGGTCCAGCGCTGCCGCTACGACTATGCGGGACACAAAATCCTGACCTACACCTCGGGAAAGAAGGGCGTTCGCTATCTGTTTGAATGCAAAGACGCGCAGTCAAAAGCGCCGAAGTTCGTGCAGTTTAGCGACCACGTTATCGCCCCGCGCCAGTCTCAGCACTTCCATATCTTTATGGGCAGCGAATCTCAGGATGCCCTGCTGAAAGAGATGGATAACTGGCCAACATTTTACCCATACAACATGACCAAAGCTCAGGTTGTTGACGAGATGCTGCATCACTAA
- a CDS encoding phospholipase D family nuclease has protein sequence MKSGLRSAFLLAALSLPAAAIATPNVQVGFSPEGSTRTLVLQVIDGAHKSIRMIAYSFQAPDIAQALVDAEKRGVEVRVVVDKKRNQNKASLKAMSFAASNGVQLRIDGHYHIQHDKTIIVDEQTVETGSFNYAPSAETENSENVVVLSNMPDIASQYVAHWQSRWDLGVPFKLTP, from the coding sequence ATGAAATCAGGTCTTCGGTCTGCTTTTTTACTTGCCGCACTTAGCCTGCCCGCAGCGGCCATTGCCACACCGAACGTTCAGGTTGGTTTTTCGCCGGAAGGCTCGACTCGGACGCTGGTGCTGCAGGTTATCGACGGGGCGCACAAGTCTATCCGCATGATAGCCTACTCTTTCCAGGCCCCGGATATTGCTCAGGCTCTGGTGGATGCGGAAAAGCGAGGTGTTGAGGTGCGCGTGGTGGTGGATAAAAAGCGCAATCAGAACAAGGCCAGCCTGAAAGCGATGAGCTTTGCCGCCTCAAACGGCGTCCAGCTTCGCATCGACGGGCACTATCATATTCAGCATGACAAAACGATTATCGTCGATGAGCAAACCGTTGAAACTGGGTCGTTTAATTACGCGCCCTCTGCGGAAACCGAAAACAGCGAAAACGTGGTGGTGCTAAGCAATATGCCGGACATCGCCAGTCAGTATGTCGCCCACTGGCAAAGCCGCTGGGATTTGGGGGTTCCTTTTAAGTTAACTCCATGA